Proteins encoded within one genomic window of Halobacteroides halobius DSM 5150:
- a CDS encoding carbohydrate ABC transporter permease, with product MKFKNLSKKQIWGCFFVLPWIIYFTLFLAYPMFLAFRNSFLNLNLLTPAKASFVGFGNWIEAASDPLFWQAMFNIVYNQTIFIILSLVLGLSFAVFLKRITTGAAIFRTVYFLPVITSITVAMIVFKFISGPEGPIQAFLLKWDIIKEPVFWKFSKWLPMPVLALFNSWKWFGVQMVIFLGGLSSIDQQLYEAAEIDGASWFKQFVSITLPLLKPQIVFVLTMNIINGLQMFTEVFMNFDLNGGPYHAALTPVLYLYSKAFDDMQMGDASAIGILLAAIIYALTMLEMRVTQGNDEKEVI from the coding sequence ATGAAATTTAAAAATTTATCCAAAAAGCAGATATGGGGTTGTTTTTTTGTTTTACCATGGATCATATATTTTACACTATTTTTAGCTTATCCTATGTTTCTTGCTTTTAGAAATAGTTTTCTCAATTTAAATCTACTAACTCCAGCCAAGGCTTCTTTTGTAGGATTTGGTAATTGGATAGAAGCAGCTAGCGATCCATTATTTTGGCAAGCTATGTTTAATATAGTTTATAATCAAACAATATTTATTATATTATCTTTAGTATTGGGGTTATCATTTGCAGTATTTTTAAAGCGAATAACTACTGGAGCTGCAATTTTTAGAACAGTGTACTTTTTACCGGTAATTACCTCTATAACAGTAGCAATGATTGTTTTTAAATTTATATCTGGGCCTGAAGGGCCAATTCAAGCTTTTCTGCTAAAGTGGGATATAATTAAAGAGCCAGTATTCTGGAAATTTAGCAAATGGCTTCCTATGCCTGTTTTAGCTTTGTTTAATAGTTGGAAATGGTTTGGAGTCCAAATGGTTATCTTCTTAGGGGGATTGTCTTCTATTGACCAACAATTGTATGAAGCAGCTGAAATTGATGGTGCTAGTTGGTTTAAACAATTTGTTTCTATTACTTTGCCATTATTAAAGCCACAAATTGTTTTTGTTTTGACTATGAATATTATCAATGGTTTACAGATGTTCACAGAAGTATTTATGAATTTTGATCTAAACGGTGGCCCTTATCATGCAGCTTTAACACCTGTCCTGTATTTATATAGTAAAGCATTTGATGATATGCAAATGGGTGATGCATCAGCAATTGGAATTTTATTAGCTGCAATAATTTATGCACTAACAATGTTAGAAATGCGAGTAACTCAAGGTAATGATGAAAAGGAGGTAATCTAA
- a CDS encoding carbohydrate ABC transporter permease, with translation MRIESKLENKLNLTPKQKKIGKKTGLYLVLILGSFVVMYPFFFMIMNSFKEGTRILHAPNALPKQLSLQGYIGVFKSLNIPRLFFNSTFIACSVTFLNVLCSAMVAYGIIKTDVPGKKILFRSALGSMMLPPVLLLVPKYMMMYNWGWINTYRVMIFPVMLSGYNIFLVMQFMRQLDDAYLEAARIDGANEWQVFWKVALPMVKPGLATVTILTFMGSWNDFIRPLLYIRNESLMTLQLALYRFQTSIPGKNIEQLWAATTLISIPVVIVFFFLQKNFVKAFTGVGLK, from the coding sequence ATGAGGATTGAGTCTAAATTAGAAAATAAATTAAACTTGACCCCTAAACAAAAGAAAATAGGAAAAAAGACCGGTCTGTATCTAGTATTAATTTTAGGTTCTTTTGTAGTTATGTATCCTTTTTTCTTTATGATAATGAATTCTTTTAAAGAAGGAACAAGAATCTTACATGCTCCTAATGCACTGCCTAAACAGTTATCTTTACAAGGCTATATTGGGGTCTTTAAATCTTTGAATATACCAAGGTTATTTTTTAATTCAACATTTATTGCTTGTAGTGTTACTTTTTTAAATGTTCTTTGTTCTGCTATGGTAGCTTATGGAATTATAAAGACAGATGTTCCAGGGAAAAAGATTTTATTTCGATCTGCATTAGGTTCAATGATGTTACCTCCCGTCTTATTATTAGTTCCTAAATATATGATGATGTATAATTGGGGTTGGATTAATACTTATCGGGTAATGATTTTTCCTGTTATGCTTAGTGGCTATAATATATTCTTAGTAATGCAATTTATGAGGCAGCTTGATGATGCTTATTTAGAAGCAGCTAGAATTGATGGAGCTAATGAATGGCAGGTGTTTTGGAAAGTAGCTTTGCCAATGGTTAAGCCTGGATTAGCTACTGTTACAATCTTAACTTTTATGGGAAGTTGGAATGATTTCATACGACCACTTTTATATATACGTAACGAATCATTAATGACACTGCAGTTGGCATTATATAGATTTCAGACTTCAATTCCCGGTAAGAATATTGAACAATTATGGGCAGCTACTACTTTAATTTCCATTCCAGTAGTTATTGTCTTTTTCTTCTTACAGAAAAACTTTGTTAAAGCATTTACTGGAGTTGGTTTGAAATAA
- a CDS encoding beta-galactosidase yields MGVEIKDQSFIINGKKEYIYGGEFHYFRCPKAEWADRVDKIKEAGCNLVSTYVPWYWHEMEEGRVDLTGKTRPERDLESFLQLLKEKDVYCIVRPGPYVMSEIKNEGIPDWLIQNYPEVIAKTEDGSKHPTNVVSYLHPVYLEKAKRWYQEVCQIIAPYQITEEGTVYMFQLDNETGMLQWVSNSSDYNEVTLDYFVEYLKENYKDVDTLSKTYDINISNFKEFTVEEMPNLSDDKKKYLHWDWGQFMREYIGQYINTLKEYSQNYGINIPYIVNIHGFKDISTCSRGFDYQIGLSQLYETIDDDIVFAGDFYIGNINYNNFHDLILAGEFTKAIQPNDQPYFSAEFQSGRLSDRPKLQPTDIDLSARTCIAHGMNAINYYMFVSGENYEEIGLFGRRHDWQAPIDLEGEFRPQYYKVQHLGNMMQTFGENLLDTRKEVSTYLGFYPDYYMTEFSNQSTQEMIDKLTNQRDHFQFDGIARLLTAANIPFSAYDLLQEDEIDVEEVPSLWMFSTKWMAAGIQHKLLDYVENGGKLVLYPTVPIYNLQGEDCRILADALEITDWDVAEGFERVNVLDMDSIFVNYRMILEECPGDPIAWAGDKTEEEYAGFLKDYGAGKVLMLGLGMEHDYDYKLDLISSLAERLGIAPIISSSDDSLAISIRKDEQNKFIFINNYDEIDKETVIDYQGDKLFAGQEITVLARTGLMLPVDYKLAEDIELKYSTIEIDSLTKEDKYVILSVVLSADEGELVIETDNWEPVETINNQVVELEAGYQIKVVGRTGERVEIRFRNNK; encoded by the coding sequence ATGGGAGTAGAAATAAAAGATCAATCTTTTATTATAAATGGCAAAAAAGAATATATTTATGGTGGCGAATTCCATTATTTTCGCTGCCCTAAAGCAGAGTGGGCAGATAGAGTTGATAAGATAAAAGAAGCAGGATGTAATTTAGTTAGTACGTATGTACCGTGGTATTGGCATGAAATGGAAGAAGGAAGGGTTGATCTAACAGGAAAAACAAGGCCTGAAAGAGATTTAGAGTCTTTTCTACAACTTCTAAAGGAAAAAGATGTTTATTGTATTGTTCGTCCAGGACCTTATGTAATGTCAGAGATTAAAAATGAGGGGATTCCTGATTGGTTAATTCAGAATTATCCTGAGGTTATAGCTAAAACAGAAGATGGAAGTAAGCACCCGACTAATGTAGTCTCTTATTTGCATCCGGTTTATTTAGAGAAGGCTAAAAGGTGGTATCAAGAAGTCTGTCAGATTATTGCTCCTTATCAGATAACAGAAGAAGGAACAGTTTATATGTTCCAGTTGGATAATGAGACTGGAATGCTACAGTGGGTAAGTAATAGTTCAGATTATAATGAGGTTACATTAGATTATTTTGTAGAGTACCTAAAAGAGAATTATAAAGATGTAGATACTTTAAGTAAGACTTATGATATCAATATTTCAAATTTTAAAGAGTTTACTGTAGAAGAAATGCCTAATTTATCTGATGATAAGAAAAAGTATCTACATTGGGACTGGGGCCAATTTATGCGAGAGTATATTGGTCAATATATTAATACCTTAAAGGAGTATAGTCAAAACTATGGCATTAATATTCCTTATATAGTTAATATTCATGGCTTTAAGGATATTTCTACTTGTAGTAGAGGGTTTGATTATCAAATAGGGCTATCTCAATTATATGAGACAATAGACGATGATATAGTCTTTGCTGGTGATTTCTATATTGGAAATATCAATTATAATAACTTTCATGATCTGATTTTAGCTGGAGAGTTTACAAAGGCGATTCAGCCTAATGACCAGCCATATTTCTCAGCTGAGTTTCAAAGTGGAAGATTATCAGATCGTCCTAAATTACAACCAACTGATATTGATTTAAGTGCTAGAACCTGTATAGCCCATGGAATGAATGCAATTAATTATTATATGTTTGTTTCTGGAGAAAACTATGAAGAAATTGGACTCTTTGGAAGAAGACATGACTGGCAAGCACCTATTGATTTAGAAGGAGAGTTTAGACCCCAGTATTATAAGGTTCAGCATTTAGGTAATATGATGCAGACCTTTGGAGAGAACTTATTAGATACTCGAAAAGAAGTAAGTACTTATCTTGGTTTTTATCCAGATTATTATATGACTGAGTTTTCTAATCAGTCTACTCAAGAGATGATTGATAAATTAACTAATCAACGTGATCACTTTCAATTTGATGGTATAGCAAGATTATTGACTGCTGCTAATATACCTTTTTCTGCTTATGATCTGTTACAGGAAGATGAGATTGATGTAGAAGAAGTCCCAAGTCTATGGATGTTCTCTACAAAATGGATGGCAGCAGGAATTCAACATAAGTTATTGGATTATGTAGAGAATGGAGGAAAATTAGTACTTTATCCTACAGTTCCAATTTATAATTTACAAGGAGAAGATTGTAGAATACTTGCCGATGCTTTAGAGATAACTGATTGGGATGTAGCTGAAGGTTTTGAACGAGTAAATGTATTAGATATGGATTCTATATTTGTAAATTATAGAATGATCCTAGAAGAGTGTCCTGGTGACCCTATTGCTTGGGCTGGAGATAAAACTGAAGAAGAGTATGCTGGATTTTTAAAGGATTATGGTGCTGGTAAAGTTTTAATGTTAGGTTTAGGAATGGAACATGATTATGATTATAAGCTAGATTTGATATCTTCTTTAGCTGAAAGATTGGGAATTGCCCCAATCATCTCTTCTAGTGATGATAGTTTGGCAATTAGTATCCGTAAAGATGAGCAAAATAAATTTATCTTTATTAATAATTATGATGAGATAGACAAAGAGACAGTTATAGACTATCAAGGAGATAAATTATTTGCAGGTCAAGAAATAACTGTTCTAGCTAGGACAGGATTAATGTTACCAGTAGATTATAAGCTAGCAGAAGATATAGAATTAAAATATAGTACCATAGAGATTGACAGTCTAACTAAAGAAGATAAGTATGTAATTTTATCTGTTGTGTTATCAGCTGATGAAGGTGAGCTAGTCATAGAGACTGATAATTGGGAGCCAGTAGAAACTATTAATAATCAGGTGGTAGAATTAGAAGCTGGCTATCAAATAAAGGTTGTAGGTAGAACTGGTGAGAGAGTAGAAATAAGGTTTAGAAATAATAAATAG
- a CDS encoding glycoside hydrolase family 2 protein yields MIIDLTGVWDYQPLAHTCIYEEGSIKEETDDLPVSGTMELPTNWELADVSNFAGKIEFKRVFEVDLEEVEEKLAFLRFEGVDYFAQVFLNGECIGDHEGYFQPFEFDVTERLKDGKNTLKVVVNSPKEDTEEVWPNKKKLIKGVLNHHDARPGGWDPNYGQDKNTGGIWNDVYIDIRPTNFIQDVKWNPTVLPDNRAKVNIASTIYSSEPGDYTLVIKVDGERYEQDISLAQGREEKNAIISFAEPKLWWTWDQGEPYLYTCEVELVKKEEIIHKEEFKAGIREVDYNPDNGEWTLNNRRIFLRGSNIIPTQWLSEYTQEKITEDIDLMKGANLNSIRVHAHVTRDEFYTACDEAGILVWQDFPLQWSYDSGDGFATEAVSQIKDMINEFYNHPSIGIWCCHNEPSVNTEELDPLLYNTVSSLESARYVHPSSDFREHPYPGWYITKKEEFMTTPCKPLVTEFGAQAMPNLPIAQEICGAEWPPDWENMMYHDFQYDETFNIAQIELGDSLEEFIDNSQNYQAELLKYAIENYRLEKYNNLGSIYHFMLVECWPSITWAVVDYNREPKAGYYTLQTVFQPVLVAAKLERERWIGGKEIELGLYAINDYHKEFNECNYKVSLEKNDSDEVISIKEGQVDIASDTVINFETFRYEVPDDIEAGDYKVKLKLFDQEGSCISKNDYQIEMAPQPPYKEAGGLVFDDNKSM; encoded by the coding sequence GTGATAATAGACTTAACAGGAGTTTGGGATTATCAGCCCTTGGCCCATACTTGTATTTATGAAGAGGGGTCAATTAAAGAAGAAACAGATGATTTGCCAGTTAGTGGAACTATGGAGCTTCCAACTAATTGGGAGTTAGCAGATGTTAGTAACTTTGCAGGTAAAATAGAATTCAAGCGTGTTTTTGAAGTTGATTTAGAAGAGGTAGAAGAAAAATTAGCTTTTTTAAGATTTGAAGGAGTAGATTATTTTGCCCAGGTATTCTTAAATGGAGAGTGTATTGGAGATCATGAAGGTTATTTTCAACCTTTTGAATTTGATGTAACAGAAAGATTAAAAGATGGTAAGAATACTTTAAAAGTAGTTGTTAATTCTCCAAAAGAGGATACTGAAGAAGTATGGCCTAATAAAAAGAAATTAATTAAAGGAGTCCTTAATCATCATGATGCCCGTCCAGGTGGATGGGACCCTAATTATGGTCAAGATAAGAATACAGGTGGTATCTGGAATGATGTATATATAGATATTCGACCAACTAATTTCATTCAAGATGTAAAATGGAATCCAACTGTACTACCTGATAATCGGGCCAAGGTAAATATTGCTTCTACTATCTATTCTTCTGAACCAGGAGACTATACTTTAGTAATTAAGGTAGATGGAGAAAGATATGAACAAGATATTAGCCTTGCTCAAGGTAGAGAAGAAAAGAATGCTATTATTTCTTTTGCAGAGCCAAAGTTATGGTGGACTTGGGACCAAGGTGAACCTTATTTATATACTTGTGAAGTAGAGTTAGTAAAAAAAGAAGAGATAATTCATAAAGAAGAATTTAAGGCTGGAATCAGAGAAGTAGATTATAATCCTGATAATGGAGAATGGACTCTAAATAATCGTCGTATTTTTTTGAGAGGAAGTAATATTATTCCTACTCAGTGGTTGAGTGAATATACTCAAGAGAAGATCACAGAAGATATTGATTTAATGAAGGGGGCTAACCTTAACTCAATTCGGGTTCATGCCCATGTGACACGAGATGAATTTTATACAGCCTGTGATGAAGCTGGAATATTAGTTTGGCAGGATTTCCCTCTGCAATGGAGTTATGATTCTGGAGATGGATTTGCAACAGAAGCAGTTAGCCAGATTAAGGATATGATAAATGAATTTTATAACCATCCTTCTATCGGTATCTGGTGCTGCCATAATGAGCCTAGTGTCAATACAGAAGAGTTAGATCCATTATTATATAATACAGTTTCTAGTCTAGAGTCGGCGAGATATGTACATCCAAGTTCTGATTTTAGAGAACATCCTTATCCAGGTTGGTATATAACTAAGAAGGAAGAATTCATGACTACTCCTTGTAAGCCTTTAGTTACAGAATTTGGTGCTCAAGCAATGCCTAATTTACCAATTGCTCAAGAAATATGTGGTGCTGAATGGCCTCCTGACTGGGAGAATATGATGTATCATGATTTTCAGTATGATGAAACCTTTAATATTGCTCAGATTGAGCTAGGAGATAGTCTAGAAGAATTTATAGATAATTCCCAGAATTATCAAGCTGAATTGCTTAAGTATGCGATTGAGAATTATAGATTAGAGAAGTACAATAATCTAGGTAGTATATACCACTTTATGCTTGTTGAATGTTGGCCCTCTATCACTTGGGCAGTAGTAGATTATAATCGAGAACCTAAAGCAGGCTATTATACTTTACAGACTGTTTTTCAGCCTGTATTGGTTGCTGCTAAGTTAGAACGAGAAAGATGGATTGGTGGCAAAGAGATAGAGTTAGGATTATATGCTATTAATGATTATCACAAAGAATTTAATGAATGTAATTATAAAGTTAGTTTGGAGAAGAATGATAGTGATGAGGTAATTTCTATCAAAGAGGGGCAAGTGGATATAGCTTCTGATACTGTTATTAATTTTGAAACGTTTCGATATGAAGTGCCAGATGATATAGAAGCTGGAGATTATAAGGTCAAGTTAAAGTTATTTGATCAAGAAGGTAGTTGTATTTCAAAAAATGATTATCAGATAGAGATGGCACCTCAACCTCCATATAAGGAAGCTGGAGGGCTTGTTTTTGATGATAATAAATCAATGTAA